Proteins from one Bos taurus isolate L1 Dominette 01449 registration number 42190680 breed Hereford chromosome 7, ARS-UCD2.0, whole genome shotgun sequence genomic window:
- the OR7A82 gene encoding olfactory receptor family 7 subfamily A member 82 — protein MYLITVFGNLLVILAVSSDSHLHTPMYFFLSNLSFADICFTTTTIPKMLWNIQTHSKVITYEGCIIQMYFFLLFGGLDDFLLTVMAYDRYVAICHPLHYMVIMKPRLCGLLVLSSFIMSFLYSLLQSLMVMQLSFCTNNEIPHFFCETSQVVLLACSDTSICDMVMYFAGVLIVVGSSVCILYSYSQIVSSVCGIPSAQGKYKAFSTCASHLSVVSLFYSSVLGVFIASADTHSSQSSVITLVMYTVVTLMLNPFIYSLRNNDIKGALKILFTKETIKEIIDLMLKNCC, from the coding sequence ATGTACCTGATCACTGTGTTTGGAAACCTGCTCGTCATCTTGGCTGTCAGCTCAGACTCCCacctgcacacccccatgtatttcttcctctccaactTGTCCTTTGCAGACATCtgcttcaccaccaccaccatcccaaagATGCTGTGGAACATCCAGACTCACAGCAAAGTCATAACCTATGAAGGCTGCATCATCCAGATGTATTTTTTCTTACTGTTTGGGGGACTGGATGACTTCCTCCTgactgtgatggcctatgaccggtaTGTGGCCATCTGTCACCCTCTGCACTACATGGTCATCATGAAACCCCGGCTCTGTGGTCTCCTGGTTCTGTCATCTTTTATTATGAGTTTCCTGTATTCCTTGCTACAGAGCTTAATGGTGATGCAGCTGTCCTTCTGTACAAACAATGAAATCCCTCACTTTTTCTGTGAAACCAGTCAGGTTGTCCTACTTGCCTGTTCTGACACCTCCATCTGTGACATGGTGATGTATTTTGCAGGAGTGCTGATCGTTGTTGGTTCCTCCGTGTGTATTCTTTACTCTTACTCTCAGATAGTCTCCTCTGTATGTGGAATCCCATCAGCTCAGGGGAAGTATAAAGCATTTTCCACCTGTGCATCTCACCTCTCAGTTGTCTCCTTATTTTACTCTTCAGTCCTAGGAGTGTTCATTGCTTCTGCTGATACCCACAGCTCACAGTCAAGTGTAATCACCTTGGTGATGTACACCGTGGTCACACTCATGCTGAACCCTTTCATCTACAGTCTCAGGAATAATGACATAAAAGGAGctctaaaaatattatttacaaaggaaactataaaagaGATAATTGACTTGATGTTGAAGAACTGCTGTTAA